The proteins below are encoded in one region of Silene latifolia isolate original U9 population chromosome 2, ASM4854445v1, whole genome shotgun sequence:
- the LOC141628329 gene encoding inorganic pyrophosphatase 2-like — protein MEGNIVIFDFDKTIIDVDSDNWVVDELGFTDLFNRLLPTMPWNTLMDTMMKEIHTQGCTIDRISEVLTRVPIHPRVVPAIKTAHAMGCDLRVVSDANTFFIDTVLSYLGIRDYFSEIHTNPSYVDEQGRLRIFPHHQDFETSSHGCCNPCPPNMCKGEVIKRILISEEAANKKIIYLGDGCGDYCPSLKLRDGDFVMPRKNFPAWDLILGNPSLIKAEIHGWSDGAELEQVLLSIIQEINLARFLNVDLEDRTLARRDDLLMKLPAGVELASPLVVGGRR, from the coding sequence ATGGAAGGTAATATTGTAATTTTCGACTTCGACAAGACGATCATTGACGTCGATAGTGATAATTGGGTGGTCGACGAGTTAGGTTTTACGGACCTCTTCAATAGACTCCTTCCTACTATGCCATGGAACACGCTTATGGATACAATGATGAAAGAAATACACACCCAAGGTTGTACTATTGATCGAATTTCCGAGGTTTTAACTAGGGTTCCGATTCATCCTCGTGTTGTGCCAGCCATCAAAACCGCGCATGCTATGGGGTGTGATTTAAGGGTTGTGAGCGATGCGAATACATTCTTTATTGACACCGTATTGAGTTATCTTGGGATACGAGATTATTTCTCGGAAATTCATACAAATCCGAGTTATGTGGATGAACAAGGGAGATTAAGGATATTTCCGCATCATCAAGATTTCGAGACGTCTTCTCATGGATGTTGTAATCCGTGTCCTCCGAATATGTGCAAGGGAGAAGTTATAAAAAGGATATTAATATCCGAGGAAGCGGCGAACAAGAAGATTATATATTTAGGAGACGGATGTGGAGATTATTGTCCGTCTTTAAAATTAAGGGATGGTGATTTTGTTATGCCGAGGAAGAACTTTCCGGCTTGGGACTTAATCTTGGGAAACCCGAGTTTGATTAAAGCTGAGATACATGGATGGAGTGACGGAGCTGAGCTTGAGCAAGTTCTATTATCTATAATCCAAGAGATTAACTTGGCTCGATTCCTTAATGTCGATTTAGAGGATCGAACATTGGCAAGAAGAGATGATTTGTTGATGAAGTTACCTGCTGGAGTAGAATTAGCTTCTCCACTTGTTGTTGGAGGCCGGAGATGA
- the LOC141642237 gene encoding putative pectate lyase 8: MASSSFTSRFTSLLLLLVLLLSVAIVATALRSSPRSSETVKLEQSLKNTTMADKMEVVVEKSDAVNEHAVENPEEVVAMVHMSIQNSTQRRNLGYFSCGTGNPIDDCWRCDPNWHKNRKRLADCGIGFGRNAVGGRDGRFYVVTDPRDDDAVNPRPGTLRHAVIQEEPLWIVFQRDMVIQLKEELIMNSFKTIDGRGSNIHIANGACITIQYVTNIIIHGIHIHDCKPTGNAMVRSSPSHFGWRTMADGDGVSIFGASQIWVDHNSLSHCADGLVDAVMGSTAITISNNHFAHHNEVMLLGHSDSYVRDKQMQVTIAFNHFGSGLIQRMPRCRHGYFHVVNNDYTHWEMYAIGGSASPTINSQGNRYAAPTNPFAKEVTKRVDTAEGQWKGWNWRSEGDLMLNGAYFTCSGAGAGASYARASSLGAKSSSMVGSITANAGPLSCRRGNKC, from the exons ATGGCGTCTTCTTCCTTCACTTCTCGTTTCACTTCTCTCCTTCTCCTCCTCGTACTCCTCCTTTCCGTCGCCATTGTCGCCACCGCTCTCCGCTCTTCTCCTCG GTCAAGTGAAACAGTGAAGTTGGAGCAGAGCTTGAAGAACACAACAATGGCGGACAAAAT GGAGGTGGTGGTGGAAAAAAGTGATGCAGTAAATGAACATGCAGTGGAAAACCCTGAAGAAGTTGTTGCCATGGTTCACAT GAGCATCCAGAACAGCACTCAGAGGAGGAATCTGGGTTATTTTTCATGTGGAACAGGAAATCCCATCGATGATTGCTGGCGGTGTGACCCAAACTGGCACAAGAACCGCAAGCGCCTTGCTGACTGTGGCATTGGCTTTGGTAGAAACGCAGTTGGAGGACGGGATGGGCGATTCTATGTCGTCACAGACCCACGTGATGATGATGCGGTCAACCCCAGGCCTGGAACTCTGAGACATGCAGTCATCCAAGAAGAGCCTCTGTGGATTGTGTTCCAGCGTGATATGGTGATTCAATTGAAGGAGGAGCTTATAATGAACAGTTTCAAGACAATTGACGGTCGTGGGTCAAATATTCACATAGCAAATGGTGCCTGCATCACAATCCAGTATGTGACAAACATCATTATCCATGGTATCCACATCCACGACTGCAAACCTACCGGTAATGCTATGGTCAGGAGTTCGCCTTCTCATTTTGGATGGAGAACAATGGCAGATGGAGATGGTGTCTCAATATTTGGTGCAAGTCAAATTTGGGTGGAtcataattcactctctcattGTGCTGACGGCCTTGTTGATGCTGTGATGGGCTCAACTGCCATCACCATATCTAACAACCACTTCGCGCACCATAATGAG GTGATGCTGTTGGGTCATAGTGATTCCTATGTGAGGGACAAACAGATGCAAGTAACTATTGCTTTCAATCATTTCGGTTCAGGCCTCATCCAGAGAATGCCAAG GTGTCGCCACGGTTATTTCCATGTGGTGAATAACGACTACACACACTGGGAAATGTATGCCATTGGTGGAAGTGCAAGTCCCACTATCAACAGTCAGGGTAACCGATATGCTGCCCCAACCAATCCTTTTGCTAAAGAG GTGACAAAGAGGGTAGACACAGCTGAAGGACAGTGGAAAGGTTGGAACTGGAGATCTGAGGGAGACCTCATGCTCAACGGGGCCTACTTTACCTGTTCTGGAGCCGGAGCAGGAGCAAGCTACGCAAGAGCCTCAAGCTTGGGTGCCAAGTCATCTTCCATGGTCGGATCTATCACAGCCAACGCGGGACCTCTTTCCTGTCGCAGAGGCAACAAGTGCTAG